One genomic segment of Aquamicrobium lusatiense includes these proteins:
- a CDS encoding DUF805 domain-containing protein: protein MPEKQKFIWLFFSVSGRVGRAAFFLGGLLVAVVQAFPLYRFLLSPEGSPESVMWSMLALIAFIASLWSNIALAVKRLHDLDKPGLAALILFVPVISLVVFLVLCLFPGQPGPNRYGRYPDSPA, encoded by the coding sequence GTGCCTGAAAAACAGAAATTCATCTGGCTCTTCTTCAGCGTCTCCGGGCGTGTCGGCCGGGCTGCCTTTTTTCTCGGCGGGTTGCTGGTTGCGGTTGTGCAGGCTTTTCCGCTGTACCGCTTCCTGCTCTCTCCGGAAGGCTCTCCCGAAAGCGTGATGTGGTCCATGCTGGCTCTCATCGCCTTTATTGCCTCTCTCTGGTCCAATATAGCGCTTGCGGTGAAGCGGCTGCACGACCTCGACAAGCCGGGCCTCGCGGCCCTCATTCTGTTCGTTCCGGTGATATCGCTCGTGGTCTTTCTGGTGCTGTGCCTGTTTCCGGGCCAGCCCGGCCCCAACCGATATGGCCGGTATCCGGACTCGCCTGCCTGA
- a CDS encoding DUF4282 domain-containing protein has protein sequence MQLSDLFGFEKLVTTAVIKIAYWIGIVVCVLGGIGGFLAALFNGMPLQGILYLVIAIFSLLMWRVACEIYIVIFGMYDRLGQIRDSLARRSGDPQQRI, from the coding sequence ATGCAGCTCAGCGACCTGTTCGGATTTGAAAAGCTGGTAACGACCGCCGTCATCAAGATTGCCTACTGGATCGGCATTGTGGTGTGCGTGCTGGGCGGAATCGGAGGTTTTCTTGCGGCGCTGTTCAACGGAATGCCACTTCAGGGGATCCTGTATCTGGTGATCGCGATCTTCTCCCTGTTGATGTGGCGTGTGGCATGCGAGATCTACATCGTCATCTTCGGCATGTATGATCGTCTCGGCCAGATCCGCGACAGCCTTGCCCGTCGCAGCGGCGACCCTCAGCAGCGCATCTGA